One genomic segment of Pelagerythrobacter marensis includes these proteins:
- a CDS encoding GatB/YqeY domain-containing protein: MIRDDIKQATVQAMKAGEKQRTAALRLIAAKIKDRDIEQRTSGKDVGDDDLVIEVLQKMAKQRRESIQMYEDGGRDELAQQERDELVVIEEFLPQTMDEAQTMAAIESVKADLGATSIKDMGRVMAELKSRHGATLDMAKASGWVKGALA, encoded by the coding sequence ATGATCCGCGATGACATCAAACAGGCCACCGTTCAGGCGATGAAGGCCGGCGAGAAGCAGCGCACCGCCGCGCTCCGCCTGATTGCCGCCAAGATCAAGGACCGCGACATCGAACAGCGCACCAGCGGCAAGGATGTCGGTGACGACGATCTGGTGATCGAAGTCCTTCAGAAGATGGCCAAGCAGCGGCGCGAATCGATCCAGATGTATGAAGATGGCGGCCGCGACGAACTGGCCCAGCAGGAACGTGACGAACTGGTGGTGATCGAGGAATTCCTGCCCCAGACGATGGACGAGGCGCAGACGATGGCCGCGATCGAATCCGTCAAGGCCGACCTCGGGGCCACGTCCATCAAGGATATGGGCCGCGTCATGGCGGAACTCAAATCTCGCCACGGCGCGACGCTGGACATGGCGAAGGCGAGCGGCTGGGTGAAAGGGGCCCTGGCCTAA
- the carA gene encoding glutamine-hydrolyzing carbamoyl-phosphate synthase small subunit has product MADPVNTPAQPKGATGVLVLADGTIVWGRGFGASGSAVGEVCFNTAMTGYQEVMTDPSYAGQIVTFTFPHIGNVGANAEDIESKVEGAVGCIVREEVTPHSNFRAREQFGEWLAAQGKIGLSGVDTRALTRRIRLNGAPNAVIAHDPDGRFDLPALLKRAQEWPGLNGMDLAQRVSREKQESWEGGYWRLGTGYGRSPRDEARPHVVAIDYGSKDNIFRNLVKAGARVTVVPAKTSLDDVLALSPQGVFLSNGPGDPAATGEYAVPVIKGLLERDVPIFGICLGHQMLALAAGGKTAKMHQGHRGANHPVKRLDDGVVEITSMNHGFAVDNTALPEGVEETHVSLFDGSNCGIAIKGKKAFGVQYHPEASPGPQDSFYLFEKFVGMLG; this is encoded by the coding sequence ATGGCAGACCCCGTTAACACGCCTGCGCAACCTAAAGGAGCGACCGGCGTACTGGTTTTAGCCGACGGGACGATCGTCTGGGGCAGGGGCTTCGGGGCCAGCGGCAGCGCAGTGGGCGAAGTCTGCTTCAACACCGCGATGACCGGTTATCAGGAAGTGATGACCGACCCCTCCTATGCAGGGCAGATCGTCACTTTCACGTTCCCGCATATCGGCAATGTCGGCGCGAACGCGGAAGACATCGAATCGAAGGTTGAAGGGGCCGTGGGCTGCATCGTTCGCGAGGAAGTGACCCCGCATTCGAACTTCCGCGCCCGCGAACAGTTCGGCGAATGGCTGGCGGCGCAGGGCAAGATCGGCCTGTCGGGCGTCGATACCCGCGCGCTCACCCGCCGTATCCGCCTGAACGGTGCGCCCAATGCAGTGATCGCGCACGATCCCGATGGCCGGTTCGACCTGCCTGCCCTGCTGAAGCGCGCGCAGGAATGGCCCGGGCTGAACGGCATGGACCTCGCCCAGCGGGTCAGCCGCGAGAAGCAGGAAAGCTGGGAAGGCGGATACTGGCGGCTCGGCACCGGCTATGGCCGCTCGCCGCGCGACGAGGCACGCCCTCACGTGGTAGCGATCGATTACGGCAGCAAGGACAATATCTTCCGCAACCTGGTGAAGGCCGGCGCGCGGGTGACGGTGGTGCCGGCGAAGACTTCGCTCGACGACGTGCTCGCGCTTTCGCCGCAGGGCGTGTTCCTTTCAAACGGCCCGGGCGACCCGGCGGCGACCGGCGAATACGCGGTGCCGGTAATCAAGGGCCTGCTGGAACGCGACGTGCCGATCTTCGGCATCTGTCTCGGCCATCAGATGCTGGCGCTGGCCGCCGGTGGGAAAACGGCCAAGATGCACCAGGGCCACCGGGGCGCGAACCACCCGGTCAAGCGGCTGGACGATGGCGTGGTCGAGATCACCAGCATGAACCACGGCTTCGCGGTCGACAACACCGCGCTGCCCGAAGGGGTCGAGGAAACCCACGTCAGCCTGTTCGACGGCAGCAACTGCGGCATCGCGATTAAGGGCAAGAAAGCCTTCGGCGTGCAATACCACCCCGAGGCAAGCCCGGGCCCGCAGGACAGCTTCTACCTGTTCGAGAAATTCGTGGGGATGTTGGGGTGA
- the carB gene encoding carbamoyl-phosphate synthase large subunit: MPKRTDISSILVIGAGPIIIGQACEFDYSGTQAIKALKEEGYRVILVNSNPATIMTDPEFADATYVEPITPEIVEKIIAKEKPDALLPTMGGQTALNCALALFNDGTLEKYGVQMIGADADAIDKAENRQRFREAMDKIGLESARSGVANTLEEAFAVLERTGLPSIIRPSFTLGGTGGGIAYNKAEFERIVREGLDASPTTEVLIEESLLGWKEYEMEVVRDRADNAIIICSIENVDPMGVHTGDSITVAPALTLTDKEYQIMRSASIAVLREIGVETGGSNVQFAVNPEDGRLIVIEMNPRVSRSSALASKATGFPIARVAAKLAVGYTLDEITNEITGATPASFEPTIDYVVTKIPRFAFEKFKGAKTELSTAMKSVGEVMAIGRNFQESMQKALRGLETGLDGFDGVSELEGADREAITTVLSRRTHDRLLKVAQAMREGFSVEDIQAITGYDPWFLRQIAEIVAAEKDVSENGLPLEAEALHRLKAMGFSDRRLATLAVRSVGVAGGLAETQATRSGLLHDTVRAMAGATSEEEVRKLRRKLGVLPVFKRIDSCAAEFEAVTPYMYSTYEKPSFGEAEDEAWPSDRRKIVILGGGPNRIGQGIEFDYCCVHACFALNEAGYETIMVNCNPETVSTDYDTSDRLYFEPLTAEDVLEILRVEQQNGELVGVIVQFGGQTPLKLAQALEDEGIPILGTSPDAIDLAEDRERFAKLVNQLKLKQPLNGIAKSRDEAAAVAARIGYPVLLRPSYVLGGRAMEIVDSEAQLDDYIATAVHVSGDSPVLVDQYLRDAIECDVDALCDGEEVRIAGVMQHIEEAGVHSGDSACTLPPYSLPPEIVEEMERQAEALARALQVVGLMNVQFAVKDGEVYLIEVNPRASRTVPFVAKAIGQPVAKIASRVMAGEPLSSFPPFRRSFDYMAVKEAVFPFTRFPGSDPILTPEMRSTGEVMGIDRDFPAAFFKSQLGAGARLPEGGTVFVSVKDSDKAIILPAVQSLIDQGFSVIATAGTQAYLAEQGLPVERVNKVAQGQPHIVDRMIDGNVSLVFNTTEGWQSLIDSKSIRATALEMKIPYYTTAAASLATAKAISTVRASQLEVRPLQDYYS, translated from the coding sequence ATGCCCAAACGCACTGACATCTCCTCGATCCTCGTGATCGGCGCCGGGCCGATCATCATCGGTCAGGCCTGCGAGTTCGATTATTCGGGCACGCAGGCGATCAAGGCGTTGAAGGAGGAGGGCTACCGCGTCATCCTCGTCAACTCCAACCCGGCGACGATCATGACCGATCCCGAGTTCGCCGACGCGACGTATGTCGAGCCGATCACGCCCGAGATCGTCGAGAAGATCATCGCGAAGGAAAAGCCCGACGCGCTGCTGCCGACGATGGGCGGGCAGACCGCGCTCAACTGCGCGCTGGCGCTGTTCAATGACGGCACGCTGGAGAAATACGGCGTCCAGATGATCGGTGCCGATGCTGATGCGATCGACAAGGCGGAGAACCGCCAGCGCTTCCGCGAGGCGATGGACAAGATCGGGCTCGAAAGCGCGCGCAGCGGCGTCGCCAATACGCTGGAGGAGGCTTTCGCGGTGCTGGAACGCACCGGCCTGCCTTCTATCATCCGGCCCAGTTTTACGCTGGGCGGAACCGGCGGCGGCATTGCCTACAACAAGGCGGAATTCGAGCGGATCGTGCGCGAAGGGCTCGACGCATCGCCGACCACAGAGGTTCTGATCGAAGAATCGCTGCTGGGGTGGAAGGAATACGAGATGGAAGTCGTGCGCGACCGCGCCGACAATGCCATCATCATCTGTTCGATCGAAAACGTCGATCCGATGGGCGTCCATACCGGGGACAGCATTACCGTCGCCCCCGCGCTGACCCTGACGGACAAGGAATATCAGATCATGCGCAGCGCCAGCATCGCTGTGTTGCGCGAAATCGGCGTAGAAACCGGCGGGTCGAACGTACAGTTCGCGGTCAACCCGGAAGACGGGCGCCTGATCGTGATCGAGATGAACCCGCGCGTCTCCCGCTCCTCCGCACTCGCGTCGAAGGCCACCGGCTTCCCCATCGCGCGCGTCGCGGCGAAGCTGGCGGTCGGGTACACGCTGGACGAGATCACCAACGAGATCACGGGCGCGACGCCGGCCAGCTTCGAGCCGACGATCGACTATGTCGTAACCAAGATCCCCCGCTTCGCATTCGAGAAGTTCAAGGGCGCGAAGACCGAGCTTTCGACCGCAATGAAATCGGTCGGCGAAGTGATGGCGATCGGTCGCAACTTCCAGGAATCGATGCAGAAGGCACTGCGCGGGCTCGAAACCGGGCTGGACGGGTTCGACGGTGTGTCCGAACTGGAAGGCGCCGACCGCGAGGCGATCACGACCGTGCTCAGCCGCCGCACGCATGATCGCCTGCTGAAAGTCGCCCAGGCGATGCGCGAAGGCTTCTCGGTCGAGGATATTCAGGCGATCACCGGATACGATCCGTGGTTCCTGCGCCAGATTGCCGAGATCGTCGCGGCCGAAAAGGACGTGAGCGAAAACGGGCTGCCGCTGGAGGCGGAAGCGCTGCACCGTCTGAAGGCGATGGGCTTTTCCGATCGCCGCCTGGCCACGCTTGCCGTGCGATCGGTCGGTGTTGCCGGCGGGCTGGCGGAGACGCAGGCCACGCGTTCGGGCCTGCTGCACGATACCGTGCGCGCGATGGCCGGCGCCACCAGCGAGGAAGAAGTCCGCAAGCTGCGCCGCAAGCTGGGCGTCCTGCCGGTGTTCAAGCGGATCGATTCCTGCGCAGCCGAGTTCGAGGCGGTGACGCCGTACATGTATTCGACTTACGAAAAGCCGAGCTTTGGCGAGGCTGAGGACGAAGCATGGCCGAGCGACCGGCGCAAGATCGTGATCCTGGGCGGCGGGCCGAACCGGATCGGGCAGGGGATCGAATTCGATTACTGCTGCGTTCACGCCTGTTTCGCGCTGAACGAAGCCGGTTACGAAACGATCATGGTCAACTGCAACCCGGAGACGGTGAGCACGGATTACGACACTTCCGACCGCCTCTATTTCGAACCGCTCACGGCGGAAGACGTGCTGGAAATCCTGCGGGTCGAACAACAGAACGGCGAACTGGTCGGCGTTATCGTCCAGTTCGGCGGTCAGACCCCGCTGAAGCTGGCACAGGCGCTGGAGGATGAAGGCATCCCCATCCTGGGCACCAGCCCCGACGCGATCGATCTGGCCGAAGACCGCGAACGCTTTGCCAAGCTGGTCAACCAGCTGAAGCTGAAGCAGCCGCTTAACGGCATTGCCAAGAGCCGTGACGAGGCCGCTGCGGTGGCCGCCCGCATCGGCTATCCCGTGCTGCTGCGCCCCAGCTACGTCCTCGGTGGCCGCGCGATGGAGATCGTCGACAGCGAGGCGCAGCTGGACGACTATATCGCCACTGCCGTCCATGTGTCGGGCGACAGCCCGGTTCTGGTCGATCAGTATCTGCGCGATGCGATCGAGTGCGATGTCGATGCCCTGTGCGATGGTGAGGAAGTGCGCATCGCCGGGGTCATGCAGCATATCGAGGAGGCAGGCGTCCACTCGGGCGACAGCGCCTGCACGTTGCCCCCTTATTCGCTGCCGCCTGAAATCGTCGAAGAAATGGAGCGTCAGGCCGAAGCGCTTGCCAGGGCGTTGCAGGTCGTGGGCCTGATGAACGTCCAGTTCGCGGTGAAGGATGGCGAGGTCTATCTGATCGAGGTCAATCCGCGGGCCAGCCGGACCGTGCCGTTCGTTGCCAAAGCGATTGGCCAGCCGGTTGCGAAGATCGCATCGCGCGTAATGGCCGGGGAACCGCTGTCGTCGTTCCCGCCCTTCCGCCGCAGCTTCGACTATATGGCGGTGAAGGAGGCGGTGTTCCCCTTCACCCGCTTCCCCGGGTCGGACCCGATTCTGACGCCGGAAATGCGCTCTACCGGCGAAGTCATGGGGATCGATCGCGATTTCCCCGCCGCGTTCTTCAAATCGCAGCTGGGTGCTGGTGCGCGGCTGCCCGAAGGCGGCACGGTGTTCGTTTCGGTCAAGGATAGCGACAAGGCGATCATCCTGCCCGCGGTTCAATCGCTGATCGACCAGGGTTTCAGCGTGATCGCGACGGCCGGCACGCAAGCCTATCTGGCGGAGCAGGGGCTGCCTGTCGAACGGGTCAACAAGGTTGCGCAGGGCCAGCCCCACATCGTGGACCGCATGATCGACGGGAACGTGTCGCTGGTGTTCAATACCACGGAGGGATGGCAGAGCCTGATCGATTCAAAATCGATCCGTGCCACGGCGCTGGAAATGAAGATCCCCTACTACACGACCGCGGCTGCATCGCTGGCAACGGCGAAGGCGATTAGCACCGTGCGGGCGAGCCAGCTTGAAGTACGGCCGTTGCAAGACTATTATAGCTGA
- the greA gene encoding transcription elongation factor GreA, translated as MATMEKVPMLAEGYERLTADLKQLRAERPKIVDAIEEARAHGDLSENAEYHAAKERQGQVEAQIAEIEDRVSRAQIIDPTTLSGDKIVFGTTVTLLDDEDKPVKYQIVGQTEADANKGRISYNSPLGRALIGKSVGDEIEVTVPSGDKFYLVDKIEFI; from the coding sequence ATGGCTACCATGGAAAAGGTCCCGATGCTGGCAGAGGGTTACGAGCGGCTGACCGCCGACCTCAAGCAGCTGCGCGCGGAACGCCCGAAGATCGTCGATGCGATCGAGGAAGCGCGCGCGCATGGCGATCTCTCGGAAAATGCCGAGTATCACGCTGCGAAGGAGCGTCAGGGACAGGTCGAGGCACAAATTGCCGAGATCGAGGACCGCGTCAGCCGTGCGCAGATCATCGACCCGACGACGCTGTCGGGCGACAAGATCGTTTTCGGAACGACCGTGACCCTGCTGGACGATGAAGACAAGCCGGTGAAATACCAGATCGTCGGCCAGACCGAGGCTGACGCCAACAAGGGGCGCATCAGCTATAACTCGCCGCTGGGGCGCGCGCTGATCGGCAAGTCGGTTGGCGACGAGATCGAGGTGACCGTGCCTTCGGGCGACAAGTTCTACCTCGTCGACAAGATCGAATTCATCTGA
- a CDS encoding DUF4170 domain-containing protein, producing the protein MEETEAKQRLHLVMGGRVKDPRTLEFQDPESVHVVGVFSDYETAVEAWRANAQRTVDDAEMKYVVVHLHRLLTPEV; encoded by the coding sequence ATGGAAGAAACAGAAGCGAAGCAGCGCCTCCACCTCGTAATGGGCGGGCGCGTCAAAGATCCGCGAACCCTGGAATTCCAGGACCCCGAAAGCGTTCACGTCGTGGGTGTTTTCAGCGATTACGAAACTGCGGTCGAGGCATGGCGCGCCAATGCGCAGCGCACGGTCGACGATGCGGAAATGAAGTACGTCGTCGTCCACCTGCACCGGCTGCTTACACCGGAAGTGTAA
- a CDS encoding phage holin family protein codes for MTTPHDEPLPDGQDGDETPADAEMQAGVSLTEDILALIEDGKTYLEAEKAFQKSRAGFVANKGKHGIIRGLAAFGMIHLALIGLVVGVVMALSPLLTIWGATAVVTGALLLGGVILARSAINQFRAAGKSFGDDEK; via the coding sequence GTGACAACACCGCATGACGAACCTCTGCCCGATGGGCAGGATGGTGACGAGACACCGGCCGATGCTGAAATGCAGGCGGGTGTCTCCCTCACCGAGGATATTCTTGCGCTGATCGAAGACGGCAAGACTTATCTGGAAGCTGAAAAGGCGTTTCAGAAAAGTCGCGCGGGATTTGTCGCGAACAAGGGCAAGCATGGGATCATTCGGGGGCTGGCCGCTTTCGGAATGATCCATCTTGCCCTGATCGGACTGGTCGTGGGCGTCGTGATGGCGCTCAGCCCCCTGCTCACCATCTGGGGTGCAACGGCCGTGGTTACCGGTGCGCTGCTGTTGGGGGGAGTCATCCTCGCGCGCAGTGCCATCAATCAGTTCCGTGCCGCGGGCAAAAGTTTCGGAGACGATGAGAAGTGA
- the eno gene encoding phosphopyruvate hydratase yields the protein MTAIIDLHGREILDSRGNPTVEVDVLLEDGSFGRAAVPSGASTGAHEAVELRDGDKSRYLGKGVTKAVDAVNGEIADALLGLDAEDQRDIDLAMIALDGSGNKGRLGANAILGVSLAAAKAAANARGLPLYSYLGGVSAHVLPVPMMNIINGGEHADNPIDIQEFMIMPIGAETMAEGVRWGAEVFHTLKKGLAQKGLSTAVGDEGGFAPDLASTRAALDFIMRSIEEAGFRPGDDVALALDCASTEFFTDWRYDLAGEEISLNPTEMAEYLAKLCADYPIRSIEDGMSEDDFEGWKALTDLVGDKVQLVGDDLFVTNPERLRMGIDKGLANSLLVKVNQIGTLTETLEAVDIATRAGYTSVMSHRSGETEDATIADLAVATNCGQIKTGSLARSDRLAKYNQLIRIEEELGDSARYAGGACFGRLSN from the coding sequence ATGACCGCAATCATCGATCTTCACGGCCGCGAAATCCTGGATAGCCGCGGCAATCCGACGGTTGAGGTGGACGTTCTTCTGGAAGACGGCAGTTTTGGCCGTGCCGCCGTTCCCTCTGGCGCGTCGACCGGGGCACACGAGGCGGTCGAACTGCGCGACGGCGACAAGTCGCGCTATCTCGGCAAGGGCGTGACGAAGGCTGTGGATGCAGTGAACGGCGAAATTGCCGACGCTCTGCTGGGGCTGGATGCCGAGGATCAGCGCGACATCGACCTGGCCATGATCGCGCTGGACGGCAGCGGGAACAAGGGGCGGCTCGGCGCCAACGCCATTCTCGGGGTCAGCCTGGCTGCGGCCAAGGCGGCCGCGAATGCTCGCGGTCTGCCGCTCTACAGCTATCTTGGCGGTGTTTCGGCGCACGTTCTGCCGGTGCCGATGATGAATATCATCAACGGCGGCGAACATGCCGACAATCCGATCGACATCCAGGAATTCATGATCATGCCGATCGGCGCCGAAACCATGGCGGAAGGTGTGCGGTGGGGTGCGGAAGTGTTCCACACGCTCAAGAAGGGGCTGGCGCAGAAGGGCCTGTCCACCGCAGTCGGCGACGAAGGCGGCTTCGCGCCCGATCTGGCGAGCACGCGGGCGGCGCTCGACTTCATCATGCGCTCGATCGAAGAAGCCGGCTTCCGGCCGGGGGACGACGTTGCGCTGGCCCTGGACTGCGCATCGACCGAGTTTTTCACCGACTGGCGGTACGATCTGGCGGGTGAGGAGATTTCTCTCAACCCGACCGAAATGGCCGAATATCTGGCGAAGCTCTGCGCCGATTACCCGATCCGCTCGATCGAAGACGGCATGAGCGAGGACGATTTCGAAGGATGGAAGGCCCTGACCGATCTGGTGGGCGATAAAGTTCAGCTGGTCGGCGATGATCTCTTCGTCACCAATCCGGAACGGCTGCGGATGGGTATCGACAAGGGGCTGGCAAATTCGCTGCTGGTCAAGGTCAACCAGATCGGCACGCTGACCGAAACGCTGGAAGCGGTCGATATCGCGACCCGCGCTGGATATACCTCGGTCATGAGCCACCGTTCCGGTGAAACGGAAGACGCGACGATCGCGGATCTGGCGGTGGCCACGAACTGCGGCCAGATCAAGACAGGCTCGCTAGCCCGTTCGGACCGGCTGGCGAAATACAACCAGCTGATCCGGATCGAGGAGGAACTGGGCGACAGTGCACGCTATGCCGGCGGCGCCTGTTTCGGTCGTCTGTCGAACTGA
- the ribH gene encoding 6,7-dimethyl-8-ribityllumazine synthase, producing the protein MARFLVVEARFYDHLNDMLLDGARSALVGAGHEVEVVTVPGALEIPGAVALAAETGQYDGFVALGVVIRGETYHFEIVAGESARGIMALTMDGLAIGNGILTVEDEQQALVRADKTQKNKGGEAARAAIAMLDLQDRFA; encoded by the coding sequence ATGGCGCGCTTCCTGGTGGTTGAGGCCCGGTTTTACGATCATCTCAACGACATGTTGCTCGACGGCGCGCGCAGCGCGCTTGTGGGTGCGGGGCACGAGGTGGAGGTGGTCACCGTTCCCGGCGCGCTGGAAATACCCGGAGCCGTGGCGCTGGCTGCTGAGACCGGCCAGTACGATGGCTTTGTCGCGCTCGGCGTTGTCATCCGCGGAGAGACATATCATTTCGAAATCGTCGCTGGCGAAAGCGCGCGCGGCATCATGGCGCTGACGATGGACGGGCTTGCGATCGGCAATGGCATCCTGACCGTCGAAGACGAGCAGCAGGCGCTGGTTCGCGCGGACAAGACGCAGAAGAACAAGGGCGGCGAAGCAGCCCGGGCCGCAATTGCGATGCTCGATCTGCAGGACAGGTTCGCGTGA
- the rodA gene encoding rod shape-determining protein RodA has protein sequence MSSVIPAPVARQPWGMLLPLFALVGFGALVLFSAAGGNWQPFAVSHLVRFGIFLAMACVMTLFSRDLVRLLAYPGYAAVLLMLVAVEAMGFVGGGSQRWLDLGVIQLQPSELMKPAVVLVLARFYSGLPPAMTTSWRALVPAAALIALPMALVLLQPDLGTALAIAFGGAVLMFLAGLPMRWFAAGGLAALVAIPIAYFFALHDYQQRRVTTFLDPESDPLGAGYHITQSKIAIGSGGLTGKGFNEGSQSHLNYLPEPHTDFVFATMAEEWGLIGGIAVILIFGLIMRWGLQVARKSHDRFAKLLAAGMVATIFFYVAINLMMVMGLAPVVGIPLPFMSHGGSSMMTNMICIGSLMMVNRWNRQAPRGRFG, from the coding sequence ATGAGTTCGGTCATACCCGCACCCGTTGCGCGCCAGCCCTGGGGCATGTTGCTGCCCCTGTTCGCGCTCGTTGGCTTTGGCGCGCTTGTCCTGTTCTCCGCTGCCGGCGGGAACTGGCAGCCATTCGCGGTATCGCACCTCGTGCGCTTCGGCATCTTTCTGGCGATGGCCTGCGTGATGACGCTGTTCAGCCGCGATCTCGTGCGGCTGCTGGCCTACCCGGGTTACGCCGCGGTGCTGCTGATGCTGGTCGCGGTCGAGGCGATGGGTTTCGTCGGTGGGGGAAGCCAGCGCTGGCTCGATCTCGGGGTTATCCAGCTCCAGCCATCCGAACTGATGAAGCCCGCCGTGGTCCTGGTTCTCGCCCGGTTCTACAGCGGGCTGCCCCCGGCGATGACGACATCGTGGCGGGCGCTTGTTCCCGCCGCTGCCCTGATCGCCCTGCCGATGGCTCTGGTGCTGTTGCAGCCCGATCTGGGCACCGCGCTGGCCATTGCGTTCGGCGGTGCTGTCCTGATGTTCCTGGCCGGGTTGCCGATGCGCTGGTTCGCCGCCGGCGGACTGGCCGCACTGGTCGCCATACCGATCGCCTATTTCTTCGCCCTGCACGATTACCAGCAACGCCGGGTTACCACTTTCCTCGATCCGGAGAGCGATCCGCTGGGGGCCGGCTATCACATCACGCAGTCGAAGATCGCAATCGGCTCCGGCGGACTGACTGGCAAGGGTTTCAACGAAGGATCGCAGAGCCACCTGAACTATCTGCCCGAACCCCACACGGACTTCGTCTTCGCCACGATGGCGGAGGAATGGGGTCTGATCGGCGGGATCGCGGTGATCCTGATTTTCGGGCTGATCATGCGCTGGGGGCTGCAGGTGGCACGCAAGTCGCACGATCGGTTCGCGAAGCTGCTGGCGGCAGGAATGGTCGCCACGATCTTCTTCTATGTCGCCATCAATCTGATGATGGTCATGGGCCTCGCCCCTGTCGTGGGCATCCCGCTCCCATTCATGAGCCATGGGGGGTCTTCGATGATGACCAACATGATCTGCATCGGCTCGCTGATGATGGTCAATCGCTGGAATCGCCAGGCCCCGCGCGGGCGTTTTGGCTAG